The following are encoded in a window of Leishmania mexicana MHOM/GT/2001/U1103 complete genome, chromosome 3 genomic DNA:
- a CDS encoding putative aminoalcohol phosphotransferase, with the protein MFSYLPADAKEKLALYVYRSEDRSYLYNHMWRPLCRMMVEYLPVWLAPNIITVAALTFVGITHGLLAYYMPKLTVSGEHHLTRNQTSTTPLPFVECPPPPWFVFVLAAVALLLYQLLDNLDGHQARRTGTSSPLGLLMDHGCDAVNCIIGALSVAAAVSAGPSWKTWVIVLNTVITFFMNTWEEYYRGVLVLPVINGPNEGILVAIGVYLWTAWVGGPQWWYQNAVEVPLRWLPQVLRQPAPQAALDIEAMVLRTVCPYLTWQEEGADGSAIPPLLFHLDCTAAYRANPPHPTRILLAGDPLTARRGEAVLGRVWSGHSILQSAVLRLYSSDKPAVSVRYNTLAVALMTLGAAVTSAGNVYQVYRAIRRTPAAELEKFGGRRFSIHFPFLHALSRLVPLVVVTFTASAWLLTSHADIFRRNPRIFCWTVGLLYTKLAIHLMLAHLCSAEFLPFRRTLAPFVLLGLHIGLTYVHNISHLRQQQQQRSGQAGVGGNGGGASWTALPYTVGGSTASRDTHYSASACNLNEELALYELFALSAVTFTHLVWSVVRETAALLQVPIFTVPREKQKALRAAMEAIRCAKTTASLEAWPSKLRKSE; encoded by the coding sequence atgTTCTCCTACCTACCCGCAGATGCCAAGGAGAAGCTAGCGCTCTACGTCTACCGCAGCGAGGACCGAAGCTATCTCTACAACCACATGTGGCGGCCTCTGTGCCGAATGATGGTGGAATACCTCCCGGTGTGGCTGGCGCCGAACatcatcaccgtcgccgccctcaCGTTCGTGGGCATCACCCACGGCCTTCTAGCGTACTACATGCCGAAGCTGACGGTCAGCGGCGAGCACCACCTGACCCGCAACCAGACGAGCACGACGCCCCTGCCGTTTGTGGAgtgtcctccgccgccgtggttTGTGTTCGTCCTTGCGGCGGTCGCGCTTCTCCTCTACCAGCTCCTCGACAACCTTGACGGGCATCAGGCACGCCGCACCGGCACCTCGAGTCCGCTGGGGCTGCTCATGGACCACGGCTGCGACGCCGTCAACTGCATCATCGGCGCTCTGTCTgttgcagcggcggtgtcggcCGGGCCGTCCTGGAAGACGTGGGTGATTGTGCTCAACACGGTCATTACTTTTTTCATGAACACGTGGGAGGAGTACTACCGCggtgtgcttgtgctgcCCGTCATCAACGGCCCCAACGAGGGCATCCTCGTTGCTATCGGTGTCTACCTGTGGACAGCGTGGGTAGGGGGGCCGCAGTGGTGGTACCAGAACGCGGTCGAGGTGCCGTTGCGGTGGTTGCCGCAGGTACTGCGTCAGCCCGCCCCGCAGGCGGCCCTCGACATCGAGGCGATGGTACTGCGGACGGTCTGTCCGTACCTGACGtggcaggaggagggcgccgACGGCTCTGCGATCCCAccgctcctcttccaccTCGACTGCACCGCAGCCTACCGTGCCAACCCACCGCACCCGACGCGCATTCTCCTCGCTGGCGACCCCCtcacggcgcggcgcggggaGGCTGTGCTCGGCAGGGTCTGGAGCGGCCACAGTATTCTCCAGAGCGCTGTCCTGCGCCTCTACAGCAGCGATAAGCCGGCCGTAAGCGTGCGCTACAACACCCTCGCCGTAGCCCTCATGACGCTCGGTGCCGCGGTCACGAGCGCTGGCAACGTCTACCAGGTCTACCGTGCCATTCGTcgcacgccggcggcggagctggagaagttCGGCGGCCGGCGCTTCAGCATCCATTTTCCCTTCCTGCACGCCCTCTCGCGCCTCGTCCCGCTCGTCGTCGTTACGTTCACGGCGAGCGCGTGGCTTCTCACCTCGCACGCTGACATTTTCCGGCGGAACCCGCGCATCTTCTGCTGGACGGTGGGGCTGCTCTATACAAAGTTGGCCATACATCTCATGCTGGCGcacctctgcagcgccgagttcctccccttccgccGCACCCTCGCGCCGTTCGTGCTCCTCGGCCTGCATATTGGGCTCACATATGTGCACAACATCAGTCATctacggcagcagcagcagcaacgcagcGGGCAAGCTGGTGTTGGTGGcaacggtggtggtgctagTTGGACTGCCCTGCCGTAcaccgtcggcggcagcaccgcctccagagACACCCACtactccgcctccgcctgtAACCTCAATGAAGAGCTCGCCCTGTACGAGTTGTTCGCGCTGTCTGCGGTGACCTTCACCCACCTGGTCTGGAGCGTCGTGcgggagacggcggcgctacTGCAGGTACCCATATTCACAGTGCCACGCGAGAAGCAaaaggcgctgcgcgccgccatGGAAGCGATCCGGTGCGCCAAGACGACGGCATCGTTGGAGGCGTGGCCCAGCAAGCTTCGAAAGTCTGAATAG